AATGCATCATATTCGCTTTCTTTTCTTTTTGGAAAGCCTGAAAGTCCTTTATAAGTTCTGTTGCTATGAAATAGATCTTTTCTGCCAGTAAGAATTTTGTGTCCATAGGCTTGATGTCCAACATCCCAAATAAGTTGATCATCTGGCGTATTGTATACATAGTGCAAAGCTACTGTTAGTTCCACCACACCTAGGCTTGCGCCAAAGTGACCACCATATACAGATACACAATCAATGATATATTGCCTAAGCTCTTGGCTGATTTTAGTCAGTTCGCTTTTTGGCAACTTTTTTAAATCATCCGGATTATTTATGTTTTTTAATAATTCCCCTGGCTCTATGAACATAATTTTACATTATTATAGACTCTCTATCAACGGCTTAAGTTGGTCATTATTCTTTTTTTGATTTTTGCGATCAAAAGAATATAGCTAATAGTATTCCAAAGCCGTTTTTAAAAGGTGAATGTAGTCATATAAGACTAAACAGTAAAGAGAATCTTAGCTTTTTTTTAGAATTTTTATCGAAAAATAACGAGAGTTGATTAAAAGAAAAGTACCCAGGGCCGGAGTCGAACCGGCACGGCATTGCTGCCATTGGTGTTTGAGACCAACGCGTCTACCAATTCCGCCACCTGGGCATTAAAGTCGACAATTTTGAGTAAATCAAGTACCCAGGGCCGGAGTCGAACCGGCACGGTATTGCTACCATTGGTGTTTGAGACCAACGCGTCTACCAATTCCGCCACCTGGGCATAAAGTCGACAGTATTTGAGTATACCAAGTACCCAGGGCCGGAGTCGAACCGGCACGGTATTGCTACCATTGGTGTTTGAGACCAACGCGTCTACCAATTCCGCCACCTGGGCATTTGTGTTTGGGGAGTGCAAAGGTAGAAATAGTTAAATAAACTGCAAATGGCGAGAGGCATTTTTTTAATTTATTTTTTCTTAAAATGACATTGCGAATCATTTCTTATTGGCTTGCTTCTTGAAAAATTAAAAATTACTATTTTTACGGCAGACCGATAAACTAAATGAATTTTGGATTTTGAAATAAAATTGCCTCTGTTTGAGGGACCGTTTGATTTGTTGCTGTTTTTTATAGAAAGAGATGAAATAGAGATTCATGACATTCCTATATCCAGAATCACTGACGAGTTTTTAAGTTATTTACAGCAAATGGAAGAACTTAATATTGAAGTGGCAAGCGAGTTTATTCTCATGGCGGCTACTTTGATGAAAATAAAATCCAAGATGTTGATTCCTAGGCCTGAATTGGATGAGCAAGGCGATGAAGTCGATCCTCGCGACGAATTAGTGTCTCACTTGATTGAGTATAAAAAGTTCAAGAAGATCGCACAAGATTTTTCTAGTTTTGAAAATCATTATTTTGAAACAAGTCCTAGAGGCAATTTGTCTGAAGAGTTAAAAGAGTTGAATAAGGAGGTTGATGATGTTTCCTTGGAACTGCATGACTTGACGCTTTACCATATCTTTAAAATGTATAATAAAGTGATGAAGAGATATGAGAATGAAAAAAATCATCAGATTCATAGTATTGTCAAGTACCCCTATACTATTGTGGAGCAAAAGGATTATATAATGAACAAACTTTTGGACAATGAAGGGTTGGCATTTGGTAGTATTGTTAATGATTTTCCAACCAAGATTGGATTGATCTTTAATTTTCTCGCAGTTTTGGATTTGTTGCAGTTGAATAAAATTAGATTGGAATTGGGAGAAGGATATAATAATTTCATGATTCATAAGTCAGCATAAGGAACCTAGGTAATTTTTATCAGAAATGGATTTAAATCAAAAAGAAATACAGAAAACACTTAATACGAATAAAATTTGGGTTCCTGTCTTGTTGGGATTAGGTATAGTAGGGTACATGTTTTATCAAAACCCTGAGAATCTTGCCTCCATGAGCGAATTGAGAAAGGCGAAAATAGGACCATTGGTACTGTCGTTTTTCGTGATTTTGGCTAGGGATGCCGGATATGTGTACAGGATTAGAACATTGACAGAGCAAAAGCTGACTTGGGTTAGGAGTATCTATGTGATTATACTTTGGGAGTTTGCTTCGGCTGTTACACCGTCAGTAGTGGGAGGAACAGCTGTTGCGATTTTTATTTTATTAAAAGAAAAGATAAAGCTTGGTAGCGCTACGGCTTATGTGATGCTTACGTCTATTTTGGATAACGCGTTTTTTATCATCTTTGCTCCTCTGGTTTTGTTGTATACAGGTTTGGACGTTTTTCCAGTGGTTAAACTAATATCAATCAATACAAGTTTGCAATCTTTGTTTTGGGTTAGTTATGGTCTGATAGCTTTATACTGTTTCATATTTTCATATGCTTTGTTTATTAAGCCAAGAGGTTTCAAATGGGTGTTGTTGAAAGTTACATCTTGGAGGCCGTTTAGAAGGTGGAGAAAAGGAGCATATGAATATGGTAATGATATATTAGGCGCTTCGGCTAATCTTCGAGGAAAGCCAGCAAGTTATTGGATGAAGATAATAGTGTCAACGGTTTTTGTTTGGTCAGCGAGATATTTGATGCTTAATTGCTTGATAAGTTCGTTTGTGGATGTGGATTTTGCGGATCAGATGAGGATTTTCGCTAGCCAGATTGTAATGTGGATCATTATGTTGATTTCGCCAACACCAGGAAGTAGTGGCACAGCTGAGTTTTTCTTTAATGAATTCTTTAATCAATATTTAGGGAATTTGACTTTTGTTACTAGCATTGTCTGGCGTATGTTGTCATATTATCCATATTTGATTTTGGGAGCGATCTTCTTGCCTAGATGGGTTAGACAACGTTTTTTTAAGAATAGTAAATCATAAATTAAGTTTCATGAATACTTCTACTTCGACAATACTTAATTTTTTAAGTGAATTGTCTGAAAATAATAATAAGGAATGGATGGATGAGCATAGAGCTGTCTATCACGAATCAAGAGATCTGTTTATAGAAATAGTAGCGAGATTGATTGAAGGAACGTCGAAATTTGATGATGAATTAGGCGGGTTGGAGCCAAAGAAGTGCATTTTTAGGTTGAACAGAGATATTAGATTCAGCAAGGATAAATCTCCATATAAGTTGAATTTTGGAGCTGCTTTTTCTGAAGAAGGAAAATCTGTCTCTTCGCCAGGATATTATTTTCACATACAGCCTGGAGGAGAAAGTTTTGTTGGGGGTGGAATGTATATGCCAGAACCTGCTCAGTTGAAAAAAATCAGACAAGAGATTGATTATAATGGCAGAGAGTTAAAAGCGATTGTTGATCAAGAGGATTTTGTGAATGAGTTTGGGAGCATTCAGGGAGAAAAATTGAAAAGGCCACCCAAAGGCTATCAAGCAGATCACCCGAATATTGAATTATTGAAGATGAAAGGTTTTATTGTATTGAAATCTTTTTCAGACGACGATCTATTGAAAGACTCCATTATTGATGATGTGGTGGATACTTTTGCCAAGATAAAACCTCTAAAGGATTATTTAAGTGTGGCTATTTCTTAGTATCTTGATTCAATTTTAAACCAAAATTATTTTTAGGATATGATGAAGAGAGTATTTGGTGTTGTTATTATGATGTTGGTGATGGTTGGTAGCGTTAATCTTAATGCGGAGCTATTGCCTACTTCGTTGGCTATTACAGTAATTGATAATTTAGGAAACATTCAAAAAGGAGCTAAAGTCGCTTTGTATGACAACGAAGATGACTTGTTCAATGAAGAAGACGCTATTGACCAAGGTAGGACTGATAATAAAGGAAGGATAACATTCAAAAAGCTTAAGCCAAAAGTCTATTACGTAAGGGCCACGCAAGGCAAAAAGACAAATGAGGGAGAGGCTGAAATTACAGGAAAGTTGATCTCAGGAAGAAAAAATAAAGTGAACATTGTAATCAGATAAAGTTGTCTATAAAGACAACTTTTTTTGTCTATATCAAGTAAGAGATAAGTTAACTTCCAGACAGAAGTATATTTTTCAAAATTAAAACTATCAAACCAGTGGAAAGAACTAAAGCGCAAGAATCCAGAGCAGCCATAGAGAAGTTATACATAGTGATGAGGCACCTTTTTATAAGAGGTTATTACAAGCCTGCGGGTGAGTCGGGGAAAGCCATCGTAAATGCTTTGTTGACATTGAGTCCTGAGATTTACGGATCTGTGGGCGATGCTGAGAAAGTGGAGTTGGATGGTTTGGTTTATGTGATTGACAGATTGCCAAGAGGGATTGAGCAGTGCAGGTATGTGACTTTGACTTCCGATGAAGGATTGAGAAATGCGGATTTTGAAGTGATTGTGCCTTCTAAACGAAGAAGAAACTGTTATCGAATAGATCAAGATCAAATGTATATTGAAGTAACTCGTGGTAGAAGCGAGATATATGATATTTTAACTCATTTGACTTTCTTGTTCATAGAAGCAGGGAAAATCAAGGATAATGCTATCGATGCTAAAGGTAGGTTGACAAGAGAGTGGTTGAAGGTTCAGGAAATTGCTTTGAGAAAAGATGATGAGCCTTTGATTGAAAAAGAAATCGCTTTCACATATTTGAGCGCTTTATTGGGAAGATCTTTTGCTGAAGTGCAAAGAACATATGAGAGGTTTAACGAGGCAGGCTCTGATAATTCAGGGTTGTTTCAAATTGTATATTGGCTGGGAAAACTTGCTATTGATGAGGACCTGGAAGGAGAGGATCGAAAGATCTCGTTCACTTCGAGCCTTAGAGAGCGAATAGGGCATCATATATATGGCGAATTATGGGCAAATAATATCAAAGCTTTTTTAGCCAAGAATGAATTATTGGAAAGGCCTTTGCATATTATCAGCGCTAACCTTCACAGTGTGATGAATACGCTATACAGCAAGGTTGCTGAAAAAGAGGTGTTTAGCGAAGGTTCTGAAAGTTTGGAACAG
The Aureibacter tunicatorum DNA segment above includes these coding regions:
- a CDS encoding segregation and condensation protein A, producing MDFEIKLPLFEGPFDLLLFFIERDEIEIHDIPISRITDEFLSYLQQMEELNIEVASEFILMAATLMKIKSKMLIPRPELDEQGDEVDPRDELVSHLIEYKKFKKIAQDFSSFENHYFETSPRGNLSEELKELNKEVDDVSLELHDLTLYHIFKMYNKVMKRYENEKNHQIHSIVKYPYTIVEQKDYIMNKLLDNEGLAFGSIVNDFPTKIGLIFNFLAVLDLLQLNKIRLELGEGYNNFMIHKSA
- a CDS encoding lysylphosphatidylglycerol synthase transmembrane domain-containing protein: MDLNQKEIQKTLNTNKIWVPVLLGLGIVGYMFYQNPENLASMSELRKAKIGPLVLSFFVILARDAGYVYRIRTLTEQKLTWVRSIYVIILWEFASAVTPSVVGGTAVAIFILLKEKIKLGSATAYVMLTSILDNAFFIIFAPLVLLYTGLDVFPVVKLISINTSLQSLFWVSYGLIALYCFIFSYALFIKPRGFKWVLLKVTSWRPFRRWRKGAYEYGNDILGASANLRGKPASYWMKIIVSTVFVWSARYLMLNCLISSFVDVDFADQMRIFASQIVMWIIMLISPTPGSSGTAEFFFNEFFNQYLGNLTFVTSIVWRMLSYYPYLILGAIFLPRWVRQRFFKNSKS
- a CDS encoding DUF2461 domain-containing protein; translation: MNTSTSTILNFLSELSENNNKEWMDEHRAVYHESRDLFIEIVARLIEGTSKFDDELGGLEPKKCIFRLNRDIRFSKDKSPYKLNFGAAFSEEGKSVSSPGYYFHIQPGGESFVGGGMYMPEPAQLKKIRQEIDYNGRELKAIVDQEDFVNEFGSIQGEKLKRPPKGYQADHPNIELLKMKGFIVLKSFSDDDLLKDSIIDDVVDTFAKIKPLKDYLSVAIS
- a CDS encoding SpaA isopeptide-forming pilin-related protein, with the translated sequence MMKRVFGVVIMMLVMVGSVNLNAELLPTSLAITVIDNLGNIQKGAKVALYDNEDDLFNEEDAIDQGRTDNKGRITFKKLKPKVYYVRATQGKKTNEGEAEITGKLISGRKNKVNIVIR
- a CDS encoding DUF6909 family protein; this encodes MERTKAQESRAAIEKLYIVMRHLFIRGYYKPAGESGKAIVNALLTLSPEIYGSVGDAEKVELDGLVYVIDRLPRGIEQCRYVTLTSDEGLRNADFEVIVPSKRRRNCYRIDQDQMYIEVTRGRSEIYDILTHLTFLFIEAGKIKDNAIDAKGRLTREWLKVQEIALRKDDEPLIEKEIAFTYLSALLGRSFAEVQRTYERFNEAGSDNSGLFQIVYWLGKLAIDEDLEGEDRKISFTSSLRERIGHHIYGELWANNIKAFLAKNELLERPLHIISANLHSVMNTLYSKVAEKEVFSEGSESLEQTALLLSQRNNSLARARVEEYANDHGLSFLSDSSGMNIGVQVIDTSKINVSMLPKELGPLNKNQLKKEKPVILVMDYAFGEQAFETLDELLKPFSIKGIEVKMNVKSVNIMGKAGILEGNKGDIMIPTAHVFEGTSDNYPFENDLEVQDFEQSGLSVVKGSMVTVLGTSLQNKEVLSYFKGSTWKAIGLEMEGAHYQKAIQAAAMIREGISKDVKIRYAYYASDNPLLTGHTLASGSLGEIGVKPTYLITVNILKRIFNSAAELDKLEQ